From Coffea arabica cultivar ET-39 chromosome 2e, Coffea Arabica ET-39 HiFi, whole genome shotgun sequence, the proteins below share one genomic window:
- the LOC140036980 gene encoding L-type lectin-domain containing receptor kinase IV.1-like, translating into MLILIKLILLVVSSLSGFASSQDFSITYNGFRSSNLSLDGIAEIAPNGLLKLTNATRQEKGHAFFPNPVSFKNSPNSSAFSFSTTFVFAILPEYPTLSGHGIAFVIAPTRGLPGALPSQYLGLFNESNTGNATNHVFAVELDTIQSSEFHDINDNHVGIDIDGLTSTRAQPAGYYSDSNGKLQNLNLISGKAMQVWVDYDGTAKHISVTLAPIHATKPNQPLLSLSYDLSPVLNETMYIGFSSSTGSVLTSHCVLGWSFKMNGVAQGLDLSQLPKLPRNGPKEKSKVLTIGLPVILIVSLSIAISGIIYQVRTKKKFAEVLEDWERDYGPHRFKYKDLYIATKGFRDKELLGRGGFGRVYRGVLPSSKLEVAVKRVSHESRQGMKEFVAEIVSIGRLRHRNLVPLLGYCRRKAELLLVYEYMPNGSLDRYLYEQPKYNLNWNQRFRVIKGVASGLFYLHEGWEQIVIHRDVKASNVLLDGELNGRLGDFGLARLYDHGTDPQTTHVVGTLGYLAPEHTRTGKATTGTDVYAFGAFLLEVVCGRRPIETQAPTEDAILVDWVFSCWNKGQVLEAVDPNMGLDYVREEVELVMKLGLLCSNSEPTARPSMRQVVLYLDGALALPDLCSLGISANGLSFANHEGFSDFALSYPSSMDKGSSYASSVTESLLSGGR; encoded by the coding sequence ATGTTGATTCTAATCAAGCTTATACTGCTTGTGGTTTCCTCTCTATCCGGCTTTGCATCTTCCCAGGACTTTAGTATCACCTACAATGGATTCCGGTCGTCGAACTTGAGCCTGGATGGCATAGCTGAAATCGCACCAAATGGCCTCTTGAAGCTAACCAATGCCACCAGGCAAGAGAAAGGTCATGCCTTCTTTCCTAATCCCGTCAGCTTCAAGAATTCACCTAATTCCTCTGCTTTCTCCTTTTCCACCACCTTTGTCTTCGCCATATTGCCCGAATATCCCACTTTGAGTGGTCATGGGATTGCTTTCGTAATTGCGCCAACGCGAGGCCTTCCAGGAGCTCTTCCTAGTCAGTATCTCGGCCTCTTCAACGAATCCAACACTGGAAATGCGACCAATCATGTTTTTGCAGTGGAACTCGACACAATCCAAAGCAGCGAGTTCCATGATATTAATGATAACCACGTTGGGATCGACATCGATGGGCTGACCTCTACACGAGCACAGCCAGCAGGTTACTATTCCGATAGCAATGGTAAGCTTCAGAATTTGAATCTTATTAGTGGTAAAGCAATGCAAGTTTGGGTGGATTATGATGGAACAGCCAAGCATATAAGTGTCACATTAGCTCCAATACATGCTACTAAACCAAACCAACCTCTTTTATCTTTATCCTATGATCTTTCACCAGTACTAAATGAAACCATGTATATTGGTTTTTCATCATCCACCGGTTCTGTGCTGACATCCCATTGCGTCCTGGGATGGAGTTTCAagatgaatggtgtggctcaagGGCTTGATCTTTCTCAACTTCCTAAGCTCCCACGAAATGGGCCCAAGGAAAAATCCAAAGTTTTAACCATTGGTTTGCCTGTCATTTTGATTGTTTCTCTGTCAATTGCAATCTCTGGCATAATATATCAGGTGAGAACCAAGAAGAAGTTTGCAGAAGTGCTTGAGGATTGGGAGCGTGACTATGGCCCTCACAGATTCAAGTACAAAGATTTATATATCGCCACAAAAGGGTTCAGGGACAAGGAGTTACTGGGAAGAGGGGGTTTTGGAAGGGTATACCGAGGTGTCCTGCCTAGCTCCAAACTTGAGGTTGCTGTCAAGAGGGTGTCTCATGAATCCAGGCAAGGAATGAAGGAATTTGTGGCAGAAATTGTCAGCATAGGCCGGTTACGCCACAGAAATTTGGTTCCACTTTTAGGTTACTGCAGGCGAAAAGCTGAATTGCTATTGGTTTACGAATACATGCCAAATGGAAGCCTGGACAGGTATCTATACGAGCAGCCTAAGTACAACCTGAATTGGAACCAAAGATTTCGAGTCATAAAAGGCGTTGCATCTGGATTGTTTTATCTACATGAAGGATGGGAACAAATAGTGATTCACAGAGATGTAAAGGCCAGCAACGTCCTGTTAGACGGTGAATTGAATGGAAGATTAGGAGATTTTGGGCTTGCGAGATTGTATGATCATGGGACAGACCCTCAAACAACTCACGTTGTTGGAACACTCGGGTACCTCGCGCCAGAGCATACTAGAACTGGCAAGGCTACAACCGGCACAGATGTATACGCCTTTGGGGCCTTTTTGCTTGAGGTGGTTTGCGGTAGAAGGCCAATAGAAACACAAGCCCCGACAGAGGATGCCATTTTGGTTGATTGGGTATTTTCTTGCTGGAACAAGGGGCAAGTTCTTGAAGCTGTTGATCCAAACATGGGACTAGATTATGTCAGAGAGGAGGTGGAATTGGTTATGAAGCTTGGATTGTTGTGCTCGAACTCAGAGCCCACAGCAAGGCCAAGCATGCGTCAAGTTGTTCTATATTTGGATGGCGCTTTGGCACTGCCAGATTTATGCTCACTTGGGATTTCTGCCAATGGCTTATCCTTTGCAAATCATGAAGGTTTCAGTGATTTTGCCTTATCATATCCATCTTCAATGGACAAGGGATCTTCATATGCTTCTTCTGTTACGGAATCGCTGCTATCTGGAGGTCGCTGA
- the LOC113729574 gene encoding L-type lectin-domain containing receptor kinase IV.1-like, translating into MSLKTTLVLVVACILAESAASNDPGFSYNGFQSANMILDGAARIRRNGILELTNTSDSKTGGMGHAFFPNPINFKNTSNSSAFSFYTYFVFAMVPEFPTLAGGHGIVFVIAPTRGLPGAQSKGFLGLFNESNNGNATNHVFGVELDTDETNDFGDINDNHVGIDINSLRSKAAKPAGYQARNGSDLNISLTSGQPIQIWVEYNGLDKQFDVTLAPLSQGKPNASLLTLSYDLSPILKRKMYVGFSSSTGSRPTSHYILGWSFQINGIAQRLDLSRLPKLPRVGKKEASQLLTIGLPLICIISTSTAISGVVYYVRRKRKFAEVVEEWELAYGPHRFRYKDLYIATKGFKDKDLLGAGGFGKVYRGVLPTNNIEVAVKKVSHESRQGIREFVAEIVSIGRLRHRNLVPLLGYCRRKSELLLVYEFMSNGSLDRFLYNLKDYTLNWNERFRVIKGVASGLLYLHEEWEQVVIHRDVKASNVLLDSELNGRLGDFGLARLYDHGTAPQTTHVVGTLGYLAPELNRRGKATTGTDVYAFGAFMLEVACGRRPIEPAAPTEDVVLVDRVYSCWNRGEILEAVDPKLGADYVIEEAELVLKLGLLSSHSEPTARPSMRQVLLYLDCSAEPPKLPSLGITANGLASAGYDGPNDFISSYPSSADKACSRSSSIIADSVLSGGC; encoded by the coding sequence ATGTCACTCAAAACAACATTAGTACTGGTGGTGGCGTGTATACTGGCTGAAAGCGCAGCTTCGAACGATCCCGGATTCAGCTATAATGGGTTCCAATCGGCGAACATGATTCTTGATGGAGCAGCAAGAATCAGAAGAAATGGCATCCTTGAGCTGACCAACACATCTGACTCCAAAACAGGAGGCATGGGGCATGCCTTTTTTCCCAATCCCAtcaatttcaaaaacacctcTAACAGTTCAGCTTTCTCCTTTTACACCTACTTTGTCTTCGCTATGGTGCCAGAATTTCCAACCCTGGCAGGTGGCCACGGGATTGTTTTCGTGATTGCACCAACAAGAGGTCTTCCAGGGGCTCAATCGAAGGGGTTCTTGGGCCTGTTCAATGAGAGCAACAATGGCAATGCCACTAATCACGTTTTCGGGGTGGAGCTGGACACTGACGAGACCAATGACTTCGGTGATATCAATGACAATCATGTTGGTATAGATATTAACAGTTTAAGGTCTAAAGCAGCAAAGCCAGCAGGATACCAGGCTAGAAATGGTTCAGATTTAAATATAAGTCTTACTAGTGGCCAGCCAATTCAAATTTGGGTGGAATATAATGGGTTGGATAAGCAATTCGATGTTACATTAGCTCCGTTGTCACAAGGTAAGCCAAATGCTTCTCTCTTGACTCTGTCCTACGATCTTTCGCCAATATTGAAGAGGAAAATGTATGTTGGATTCTCATCATCCACGGGTTCACGACCAACATCCCATTATATCCTGGGATGGAGCTTCCAGATAAATGGGATTGCACAAAGGCTCGATCTCAGTAGGCTTCCAAAGCTTCCTCGAGTTGGAAAAAAGGAGGCGTCTCAACTTTTGACAATCGGCTTGCCCCTGATTTGCATAATTTCAACATCAACTGCGATCTCAGGAGTAGTTTACTATGTAAGGAGGAAGAGGAAGTTTGCAGAAGTGGTGGAAGAATGGGAACTTGCTTACGGACCACACAGGTTCAGGTACAAAGATTTATACATTGCCACCAAAGGGTTTAAAGATAAAGATTTACTAGGTGCAGGAGGGTTTGGAAAGGTCTACAGAGGAGTTCTGCCAACAAACAACATTGAGGTTGCCGTCAAGAAGGTATCTCATGAATCAAGACAGGGAATAAGAGAATTTGTGGCTGAAATAGTTAGTATTGGCCGTCTGCGCCATCGAAATCTGGTGCCACTCTTGGGTTATTGTCGGCGCAAGAGCGAGTTGCTTTTGGTCTATGAATTCATGTCCAATGGGAGTCTGGACAGGTTCTTATACAACCTGAAGGATTACACCCTCAATTGGAATGAAAGATTTCGAGTTATTAAAGGTGTAGCATCTGGATTGCTTTATCTACATGAGGAATGGGAGCAAGTAGTTATTCACAGGGATGTAAAAGCTAGCAATGTATTATTAGACAGTGAATTGAATGGAAGGTTAGGAGATTTCGGGCTTGCAAGGTTATATGATCATGGAACTGCCCCACAAACTACCCATGTAGTGGGAACTCTTGGTTACCTTGCCCCTGAGCTTAATAGAAGGGGAAAGGCCACAACAGGCACGGATGTTTATGCATTCGGGGCCTTTATGCTTGAGGTTGCCTGCGGGAGGAGGCCAATCGAGCCAGCAGCGCCCACGGAGGATGTGGTTTTGGTTGATCGCGTGTATTCATGCTGGAatagaggtgaaattcttgaggCGGTTGATCCAAAATTGGGAGCTGATTATGTGATTGAGGAGGCGGAATTGGTGTTGAAGCTAGGTCTGTTATCATCGCATTCTGAGCCCACTGCTCGGCCAAGCATGCGGCAAGTTTTGCTCTACTTGGATTGCTCTGCGGAACCACCTAAATTGCCATCTCTTGGTATTACTGCAAATGGCTTGGCATCTGCAGGTTATGATGGCCCTAATGATTTTATTAGCTCCTATCCATCTTCGGCGGATAAGGCATGTTCTAGATCTTCTTCTATCATTGCTGATTCTGTTCTTTCTGGTGGCTGCTGA